CTTGAGACTCCCTTTCCACTACTCTCCATactaacccttttttttttttgaacaaagtctCTCCACACTAACCTGAGATAAAACAATTGTTCTGTTAATATcccagcaattttttttttttaaaagtatatatgagAGAGCCAAGATTAAGAAGACAAAAGGGAAACCCAGTTCTCATACCTGTTGAATATGCGGAACAAATTTTTCAAGGGCTTGAGAGTAAATTAAGATGGCCTGAGACAAAATGGTGTTAATGGAGGATGAAAATCTTAACCTGAGATATAAATTACAGCTTTATGTTAAAGGAGTCAGTTCTTACCCTGGCAGGATATCTAAGAAACCATACATTCTATAAACTCAACAACCCTAAAAACACTACAAATCGTTAAAAATCACATAATCAACCTCTCACTCTCCCATGAAATTGTTTATATTTGGCCGATAGCAAACATATCCATTGACTCTCAATAGAGATTAACATAATTTAGCATCTAGAGTAGTCATATGTGTTCATATACTTGAGCCCATAATTTAGACAAAAACCTGTAACTTAGACAATCAAATTATGCAAATTAATTCACTAAAATCTGTAGTTTATAGCTTAGACAAACCAAACCTACAACTTAGACAATAAAAATCtgcaaattaattaatcaaaacccTACAGCTTAGACaacaaaaaacctaaaaaaaactatacaacataataaaaaatggtttaagaaccgaaacaacaaaaacaattgaaactcttaaaaaaactgaacacataaaacatttcatatataCTTGTGCAGATAATTTTCTGAAATTTGACTAACCTTGCTCATTCATCTTGTTCTTTGCTTCAAACGTGTCACTATCATTGGAGCCTCTGAACTCTTgcaaattgtttttgttattatattaaacCTATTCTGAAAAATTGGAAACCATACGTAGATATAGTCGCCCACAAAAACATAAGAAGCTCTGCTTTTAGTATAACATATAAAACAGAGAGTTGTGAGAAGATGGCTTTTTGTTCCCAACACGTCACTCACATCAAAATATTCTGCCCCGGTGAATACGATAGGTCTAGTTCACTCTCCAGAACCCGTTGCTTCACCTGCGCAGCAAAGCCAACAGTTTCAGATTGATTGAAAGAACAAAAGTGAatctctcctcttttttttttttatattgtaatataGTCATTTGTGGTTAGTTCATAAGTCCAAAAGATACATCAATCCACAAATCACTAATCACTGCAAATAAAAAGGGATTTTGGCAAAGAGGTAACACCATAAGAGTGTGCTTAATCGATGGATGAACAATATGAATGAGCTAATGTCTATTATTCCATTATAAAAAAGTTACGTCATTTTTAGCTTTTTATGAGAGAGTTGGTTTAATCATTTATGAAAAAACAGAAATCGTCGACAATATGCTACTGTGGTTTAATCATTTACCACAGTTCCATGGGCTATTGTGGTAGAATAAAGCTGTATATATGAACAATATGAATTGAACTTATGCTGGTAGATGATCATTTCCCTCTATACATTTCGACTTTTAATTGATATTCCAAAATCGTCGTAGAAAATGAATGATGAGTAGTCAAAGGGACTGAcctagaagagagagagagagatttacaaAAGCGTAATTAGGCTAAGGGTTGGACTCATGTTCAGAGTCGATctggtgcttcttcttcttcaaattgatCACCGAATCATCTCAGATCTCTTTTCTACTCATACCATCTTCGCCTCTCTTTCTTTACAATCATCACCTCTCTGATCCTATagagacaaaaaagaaagtcaCTTAAGTTATTGGAATTCTGATTCAATTGTTGATTCCAGCGACACACAAAGACGAAGAATTCATTTCTATTCTTGAaaaaccatgaaaaaaaaaaaagttgaaaacccCCAAATATCAATAATCAAAGTAATACATAGAgcagactgagaacaatttggttTTAGGTGGAAATCGAATTACCTTGTTGTCGCCGATAAATCCATTCTAGCCAACTTCTTCAAAACTgttctttagatttttatatcTGTAGGCGTTCAATGCATCGAGAGTTTTGAAAATAgactaataaaaattgaaagagGTTTGAGAGAGAGGAACACAAAGAAGTAGCTGGTAATTTGGCcttttctagggtttgggaATGATCCGACTCCTATTAAATAGCTGTTACATCTCCTAAAATCAAAACGAATTAAGAGAGACGAAGATCCAGACTCCAAAGCAGAGGCCGAAAGAGAAAgctttttttaggtttagtaaAATGTATGTAAATGAACGGCTAGgatttttgctcaaaaaaacACTTGATGGCTGAGATTATAACAGAAAAGTTAATAAGATCCGACCCGAAAATGGATCCGCGCGTTTATCCGACTGGGTGACAATTAAACGACCATTTTACCCTTTTAAAAAATCGATTATTTGGTCATAATTGCAATGGTATTGTATTGTaaattcttacaaaactaaggtttttttttcaggcaacgtttttcttttaatagtaggGATTATTGATGGTTGATATCTTTGACTTTGACTATCTTTTTGGTAACTTTTTATGTTTGaccagatttttatttttcctaaattgtatatatacaatattttataaAGGGAGATGACATTTACTCCGAAAacaataacttaaaaaaaaaaaaactatcattaCCAAGAAGAGTGCTACAGAAACAATAATGGCAGCACAAAAGTTTCAACTTGCTTTTAtgatcttatttatttttcttcttgtttctcaatcaatTGCTCAACCAGGTTCTGGTAATATTTTCTTCCTAAACGTCTTCATTTCAAAAGAATATTAATGGTACACGAAATCAGTTAtacttgattagttttttataatattatttcagCTAGCTGTCGTTACAAAAGCTCTAATTGTAAATCCGATGCTGATTGCAAGAATGTATGCACTGCCCCAGATGAAGATCACAAAAAGTTTTTGTGCTTTGATAATGTCAGACAATGTTGTTGTATAATACACCATTGAtcatgatatatttatatatttctatggTTATATCATTGCCAATAAttgaaagtaataaaaataagtatttGAAAATAtggcatgtatatgatttaTGAGAGTTTTGTTGAGCTCCATATGTGAACACCACACTGCATTTCTGAGCCAACAACACTTTTATCCTCACTTGAGTTGTACACTTGCCTTCACATAAACTTGTGTAGAAATCGATtcatatttatgaaattttgatgACTTCATAACCTGAATCCTTGAGATAACCACTcaccaaaaaattaacagacTTAAGTATTAGTATAGACATGATATGCCTCAATCTGTTTAGTCTTTATCTTATAAAAGATCTCATCTTATCATTGTACATTAGTGATAAcaactgatatgctcaaattaaccctagagctactctctcaaattaagagatcaatgcagtacttaggggacagtgttgtttaagtctgggggaggttagttactaactatgttttctgtttttgagttttagttgtgtcagtcaaaaccataaagtttgagtcgtTGTAGaatagtggtaagtattcccgcctgtcacgcgggtgacccgggttcgatccccggcaacggcgccaaaatttgatatgctcaaattaaccctagagctactctctcaaattaagagatcaatgcagtacttaggggtcgaattccacaaggactcaagactacacaataaattatagagttttataattatgctaaacagattaaattgaattaaaacaaaagcaatgcaaaatattaatattaaaggctgttgtaaattcaggagatcaaaaagctaggcctagggaatttctcaggaaattatgaaatattaaataaatcaataaattaggattcaaacaattaagaacagatctagaactctaaacacttttgtaaattaaatcagttctcactgcaaataatatctaaatttaaaaccagaaaatccaaatctctttgtaaaattctaggttaaaaatcagcaataaaatcaggtttagattgttcacaaaattattaaatcaaatctctttgcagaaaataattttgctcatcaaaaggttttatcaggaaaacaattatattctcatatcaaattattttcctaaagtattaattctagatggccaatcaaggattaatatgaagaacaacctaagatgaagatctagatagataaagaatcctaaataaacagatctaataattttccctgtgaaaaaccctaaacctaacaagcaaactactcagacataatcaataaagaacaagacatgattctgaataataagcaatagagattaaaagagtaaaagggagTTTAAGAAATTATTCtctcaaagcagatctctctctctcaaaagctctcaaaatctcacagggttgcaggaaaaataaaacttgatagaatacaacttaagggtttggaaaacctaaaaattatatatatatgtcctaaaacacgtcagggactagtcttgcaaatatggaaaacttcgggcaattttgtaaaacttccaaatttggctctctcgtcggtttggactgggtgtcgatcgacaccatctcctctgatcgattccaagttgatttcttgcggattattgctccaaactgatccaaattgctccactttgctccttccatgctaaaaacttgtaaagactcaaaaacaatctagaaacaaatgaaaagacactaaaagactccttatatcatggttaaaaaccacaaaaaccatgatatatcaacaacAACCTCTTGTATAAATGTGTTGGTCATGTGAATAATACAGGATCATCTTTTCCCAATTCTCTATATGGTAGCAGAGCACTGATCCAAAGaatttttctcttctcaatCTTCTTTCTCTCGTTAATCTTCtctcgtttctttttttctgcatctttttttcttcttaccgATCATGACATCTGAAGTTTCTTCTACCTCTGTTGAATCCTCCCCTGTTTTCAACATCTCGGAGCctcacaaaaccctaatctctctcAACATGGCCAACATCACCAAACTCACGCCAAACAACTTCATCACTTGGCGTCTGCAGATCCGTTCCTTGCTTGAGGCTCACGATCTCCATGTCTTCATCACCGATGATGACAACACACCTAGTGAAACAGTCAACACTGCTACCGCTACAAATCAACCAAATCCAAACTTCTCCACCTGGAAACGTCAGGACAAGCTCCTCTTCAGCGCTATCCTTGGCTCTCTCTCCCTCACTGTTCAACCGATTGTCGCTCGCACTGCAACAACACGAGATCTCTGGCAGACTCTCTCTCGCACCTATGCAACGCATCTCGTGGTCACATCCGTCAGATCAAGGATCAGCTCAAAGATATCTCCAAAGGAAACAAGTCGATTCACGACTATATGCGTGACATCATTGACAAGTCTGACAAACTTGCTCTGCTTGATGCTCCTCTTCCTCATGAGGATCTTCTTGACTACATTACCTCTAGCCTTGGAGAAGACTACAGAGCTGTTACCGAGATGGTTCAAGGTCGTGACACACCAATCTTGATCCCAGAACTCCATGAAAAACTCATCAACCGCGAGAATGCCCTCAAGTCTTCTGGCAAGTCCGACTACTCTGTTCCGGTTACTGCGAATGCAACCCAGTTTACACCTCGACAGTCTCACTCTTCTTCCCGTGGTGGTTACAACCCTTCGCGTGGAGGGTTTCGTCCATCTAGACCATACCTCGGCAAGTGTCAGATATGTGGTGTTCAAGGACATGGTGCTCGCCGATGTCCCCAATACAGAGCCCCTTCTCCAACTTCTCCAGCTCCTTCCTACTCACCACAATACTCTGCTCCATATCGTGGTCCTGATCCTTGGTCTGCACCTCACTTGCCGCTTCCAACGCCTCAATGGCCACAACAACCACATGCTCATCACACAACAAGCTCTCCGCATCCTGATCTCTCTCCCTGGCTCCTTGACAGCGCCGCCTCACACCACATTGCAAGTGACCTCTCCAATCTCTCCCTCCATGCTCCTTACACCGGTGGAGAAAATATCATGGTTGGAAATGGATCCAATCTGCCCATAACTCACTCTGGTTTCATCTCTCTCCCCTCTCAATCTCGGAACCTTAGGCTCACTAATGTTCTCTGTGTTCCTGCAATGAAGAAAAACTTGATCTCTGCCAACAAACTTTGTCAAACCAACAATGTAATGATTCAATTGTGTCCTTTTACTTTTCAAGTGAAGGATCTACGCACGGGGACAACACTTCTCAGTGGCAAGGCCAATGAGGGCGTGTATGAGTGGCCGATCACCGTCCCAAACACTGTTCCGTCTTCTGTTTCAGCCTTCAGTTGCTCCAAAGTGTCACCCTCTTCATGGCACTCTAGATTAGGACATCCAAATTCCCAGACTTTACATCATATGATTTCTAAGTTTTCTTTACCTATTTTTGCATCTTTATCTTCTCATTTATTTTGCAACTCTTGTTCTAGTAATAAAAGCCATAAATTACCTTTCTTTATCTCCTCTTTACAATCAAAAGCTCCCCTTGACATCCTTTTCTCTGATGTTTGGATATCCCCTGTTGTCTCTATTGATGGGTACAAGTATTATGTTATCTTGTGGACCATTACACAAGATATACGTGGTTGTATCctctcaaacaaaaatcacaagTTGCTCAAATTTTTCCCATCTTCAAAGCCCTTGTTGAGAACCGTTTCAACACAAAGATCACCATGCTTTTTTGGATAATGGGGGGGAGTTCCTTGCTCTCAAGCAATTTTTGGCAACAAACGGAATCTCGCATTTCACGTCTCCTCCCCATACTCCTGAGCACAATGGCATAGCTGAAAGAAATCATCGCCATATTGTTGAAACAggtctctctcttctcactcATGCATCCATACCACACACTTACTGGACCTACTCTTTTGCCACTGCTGTCTACCTTATAAACCGTCAAACAACCCCAAACCTCTCTCAGTATTCTCCTTATCACTTACTCTTTCAGACTGAACCCAATTACACTAAGCTTCGAACCTTTGGCTGTTTATGCTATCCATGGATTCGACCTTACGGTCAAAACAAGTTCAGTTCAAAATCCTCACCCTGCGTTTTTCTAGGTTACTCTCTCACTCAAAGTGCCTATCTTTGCTTAGATGTCTATACCTCTCATATTTACGTCTCTTGCCATGTTTAGTTCGTCGAGTCGGTCTTTCCCTTTCCTCTGCAAACAGCCTCTTCTTCTCATTCCTCTCCCGAAACACAAACCTCTGATTCATTCTCAGCCTCTGTTGCTCCTACATTCGATCGGTCACTCACTCTTCTTGAAGCCCCGTCGTTAGATTCCTCACCTGTTGGCACCACTACGACAACACTTGAGTCCTCTCCTGCTCTCTTCTCTGCTGCTTCGTCCTCTGCGTCGTCATTGGCTAATGACTCTGTTTCGGCCTCTACTAGCTCTCCACCGGCACCTCCGCCTCCTCAAAACACTCATCAAATGCAGACTCGCGCAAAGGACAACATTCGCAAGCCGAATCCTCAATATGGTCTCACTGCTGTTCTCAAAGAGATCAAACCGGTAAGTCACGTGCAAGCTCTTAACGATGAGAAGTGGACAAAGGCTATTCATGCGGAGGCTGATGCTTTTAAGAGGAATGATACGCTTGACTTGGTTGATCGCTCACTTGCTAAGAACATAGTTGGCTCCAAATGGGTCTTTCGCATCAAGCGCAAACCAGACGGCTCAGTAGACAAATACAAAGCCCGCCTCATCGTAAAAGGTTATCACCAACGCCCTGGACTTGATTATCACGACACATTTAGTCCGGTTGTTAAGCATGCCACCATTCGTGTTGTTCTTGGTACTGCTGTTGGTCGCAATTGGCCCCTCCTACAGCTTGACGTCAACAACGCCTTCCTCCAAGGGCCACTAACTGAAGAAGTATACATGCTCCAGCCTCCAGGACTCGTTGATAAGGACAACCCTCATCATGTTTGTCGCCTCAAAAAGGCTGTTTATGGCTTGAAGCAGGCGCCGCGTGCTTGGTATAATGCTCTCAAGGACTTTCTAGTTAGTCTTGGCTTCAAGAACTCACATGCTGATGCTTCTCTCTTTGTGCTTCGCACTGGTGCCTCTTATATCTACATCCtcgtctatgttgatgatataatCATCACTGGTTCTTCCTTCTCTGAGTTACGCCGTGTCACTGATTTTCTTGGTGTTAAGTTCTCCCTCAAGGACCTCGGTTAACTCTCCTACTTCTTTGGTATGGAGGCTTATCGCACAGCCGCTGGTCTCCATCTAACACAGACCAAATACATTACTGACTTGCTTCGCAAGACTCTCATGGCCGAAGCTAAGCCTGTTCCAACCCCAATGGTGTCCTCGCAGGTTCTTACTCTCTCGTCTGGTGTTCCCTTGTCTGATGGAACTCAATATCGTGCTACTGTTGGCAGCCTGCAGTATCTCTTGTTGACTCGGCCTGACATTGCTTTTGCTGTCAATCGTTTATCTCAATTTATGCACAAACCAACTACAGTGCATTGGGAGGCTGTGAAGCGAGTGTTGCGCTACTTGGTTGGGACTGAAAAAAAGGGaattttcttctctgcttccACTCCTACCACACTTCATGCGTACTCTGATGCTGACTGGGCTGGCTGTCGCGATGACTACTTATCTACTGGCGGTTATCTTGTCTACCTTGGTCGTCAGCCTGTGTCTTGGTCGTCGAAAAAGCAGAGTGGTGTTGCTCGTTCTTCTACTGAAGCGGAGTATCGGGCTCTTACTGCTGCTGCATCAGAGGTCAAGTGGGTCACCTATCTCATGTCCGAACTTGGCATTCAGTCACCTGCTACACCGGTTCTGTTTTGTGACAACATTGGTGCCACTTACCTCTCTGCGAATCCCGTGTTTCATTCTCGCATGAAGCATTTGGCTCTTGATTATCATTTCGTACGTGAGCAAGTTCAAGCCAAGCAACTGCGCGTTGCTCACATTAGTTCTGCAGACAACCTCGCGGATGCATTAACAAAGCCTCTGCCTCGTCAGCGCTTTGACACTCTATGTCACAAGATTGGACTCTGCAACCGACGTCCATCTTGCGGGGGCGTATTAGTATAGACATGATATGCATCAATCTGTTTAGTCTTTATCTTATAAAAGATCTCATCTTATCATTGTACATTAGTGATAACAACAACTTCTTGTATAAATGTGTTGGTCATGTCAATAATACAAGATCATCTTTTCCCAATTCTCTACATTAAGAACCAAATCGAACCACTAGAAAACCTGAGATTTCCCTTTTCATAACCCTGTTTAAACATATCCTCTTGAACATCAGCTTGTACCGTTGTTATCAATTAACAAGACACGCTGCCTAACACTCAATATTAGGAAGACTTTCGACACAACCACCTGTTCAATTTTCCTGTTAAACAGCCTTTCTCCAGTAGTATTGACCTACTACTCGCAATCTTTGATACTTTCAATCATGAGACACTTCTTTTGCAGCCACTTCCACACAAAAATAGCCTGCAAAACTTGAACTTGCTCTGCAGAAAAATAACTACCAGTTTCAGACCTGACCGGAATCTCCCTTTAACCATCAACCTTGCTTGTGACAGTGCCTTAGAGACCTTCATTGTAACTGTTCTTTAAACCATGAAACTGAACTTCTCCTTATTCATCAGTCTCTTGCAACAAATTTCCTGCAAGTGATTCTTTGtgaaaacaaatcagaattGGTCTTTTTCGATGCAACCAGACGCAACAATCTGGAATTCTTTTAGTCTCTAAATGCAGTATGTTCTCCCCTGCATTTTCATCCATGTAGAATCAATCTTTTGTTGCATACACCAGCGTTTGAGACAACTTCTTCATTCTGCTTTAAGGACAACAACTTCATTCTTCTTGAACTGATTAACTTTAAACAGTCCACTGCATCACTTGCAACTGTTTCTCTCATTTCCTATTCTCAGTCTCTTGTTAAAGAATCCACTGAGAACTTCGAGTTAGCCTCCTCTCAAACCCATACTTAGCTTGTGTATAATCTCTGAATCTCTAGAGATCCTGCATCTTGTACTTGAGTACTCTTAGTGttataagtatattttgattgttaactTTATGATTTAATCTATGGTATGCAGTAGAAtagttttttataatattaacttaatcaacttaattagatattttattacTCTTATAACAAGCGACGGcgcttttagggttttaggacaACGATCGCCACATGCTCCATAGAGGTTGTCGGGTGGATCTCAGGAGAATTTTATGGGTTCCTCTGGTCCTTTCCTCCCTGGTGTTGCGGGGGAAGAAGGGTTTTCaaggttttgttggttttttggTTGGGGATTCTGTGGCCCTCAAGTCGAGGGATTCTCGAGATCTCCGTGTGGGTCTGTTTCTTTCGCAGGCGGATCGGATTTCATTTAATGATGGAGATGTTAAGGTTTTCATGGTTTATTGGGTTGGCATCGGATATCTAATTTCCAATTTTGGATTCTCGGTGACGGAAGGTGTGGAATCTCTGGGATCTGGTTTAATTGGGTGCTCTGATGGTATTTGGGTTTTTTGGAAAGTTCAGTATCAGATGGGTGCGAAGGATCTGGGTTACGGGGGGATTCGATTACCATTTTTGGTGAGATTATGGGCGGATTTTCTATTGCGGTGGATCGGAATCTCTCTGATTGGTATTGCCTTCCCGATTTGGTGCTATCTTAGGTCGCGACTGGTCTTTATAGTGTTGTGGGATCTCTCGAGCAGCTATCATTTCTTATTTTGCTCGCTCCGGTCCTGTTTTTCACTTGTTTCACTTCTGTCTTTGGGTTTTTTCGCTATGTCTCAAGGCTCTCTCGTGGGGAACGGTTTGGGTGGTCAGTCGGAGATTGTCTCCAAGCCACGGaggaaaatcaaaatctcatattttgATAATTCTGATCTCATTGCTGGGTACTCCAAGACAGTTTTGGGGCGCTGTTTCAATCCTTCCAGGCAGGATATGAAATCGTTGCTGGTCATGATGCCACGGTTCTTGCAGGTTGAGGGGCGTGTTGCGGCAGCTGATTTGGGTTTGGGAAAATTccagtttgattttgatgaagagGCTGACATCATGAGAGTTATGAATATGGAACCTTTCCATTTTGATTCTCTGATGGTGTCGATGGTCCGATGGACACCTGTGGTGTATCCTAACTATCCATCGTCCCTAAAGGTCTGGATCCGGGTGATCGATGTGCCCATTCAATTCTGGGCAGAACCCACTTTTCGCGATATTGGATCCGCTCTAGGCACAGTGGAGGATGTGGATATTGATCGAGGGAGAATTTGGGTCTCCATTGATGGTCTTCAGCCGCTCTGTTTCGAAACGGATGTCAAGTTCTACAATGGA
This genomic interval from Camelina sativa cultivar DH55 unplaced genomic scaffold, Cs unpScaffold00599, whole genome shotgun sequence contains the following:
- the LOC109131584 gene encoding uncharacterized protein LOC109131584 yields the protein MEAYRTAAGLHLTQTKYITDLLRKTLMAEAKPVPTPMVSSQVLTLSSGVPLSDGTQYRATVGSLQYLLLTRPDIAFAVNRLSQFMHKPTTVHWEAVKRVLRYLVGTEKKGIFFSASTPTTLHAYSDADWAGCRDDYLSTGGYLVYLGRQPVSWSSKKQSGVARSSTEAEYRALTAAASEVKWVTYLMSELGIQSPATPVLFCDNIGATYLSANPVFHSRMKHLALDYHFVREQVQAKQLRVAHISSADNLADALTKPLPRQRFDTLCHKIGLCNRRPSCGGVLV